The region CCCTGGCTGCCTGTGAGCAAGTCCATGTTGCTCATCTTCACCATGGACTTGGCGAACTGCTCGAAGAACGCCCCCTGGTTGAGTGAGAACCGCGTCGCCATGCGCGTGGTGTCGGGGTGAACGATGAGGCCCTGGTCCGACTTGAACAGGCCCTGCTTGGCGATGAGATCAAAGTAGTACTTGTTGTCGAACACGTCCAGCGTACGCACATCGAGGGTCTGGTTGACGGTGCCCGCAGGCACGTCCTTGGCGCACTTGGCCTTTAGCTTGGCGGCAAAATTGGGGTCGATTGGCGGGTTGGTATCGACGTCCGGCGTGAAGCGGTCGGAGAAGGAGGAGCAGTGGGCGATGCCAAAGGAGTGCGCGCCAGAGAGGGACACCAGGTCCGCCTTGTCGAGGTTCCGGTCGCCGAAGGACTTGAGGAGCTCCGGCACGGTGAAGGAGGGCGCCGGTAGGGTGAAGACGAGGTCCTCCGACGCTGGGGCTAGCGCGTCACGTCGGCCCAGAGCCACGTCGAAGTGGGGCCCGCCAGCCTACATCCACCACGTAGACGTATATGTTAGCCGTCAGTAAATCTCTATGTCGACGTACGCCAGGAATAACCATCCAATCTGAGCACTCAGATTTGGATAATTGGATTGATGGTCGTGCGTGCTGCATGGCAGGCACGAAGGTCTAGGGTACGTAGCGTACCAGCACGAGGGAGTCGCGGGTAGCAAGGACGGTGAGGTCGGCGCAGGAGACGGTCCGGCCACAGGCGCGGTGCACGGCGGCGCGGATGCTCTCGATGAGGTTGAGCGCCACCGGCCGGAGCGTCAGGTTGGGCCCCATCGCCTGCTCGCTGTTGTTCCCAGTGAGGAGCACCGAGGCGTCGCAGCCCTGCAACAACAGTAAATAAGGAACATGCATCATACTCATGCATACATAATTACTCCTACATATACTTACGTGCTAACATGCATACATGTACATAATTTGACATATGTGCGTACAGTGTTGCTATACACACGACACTGGGTAGCCGATTTGCGCACGATCGCACTGATCCGGCCGTGCATGCGTTGGACAAAGTGGAGGCCAGCGGTTAGATCACGCATCGTCCAACGTTCGGCTGCTATGTATCGGCTGCATAGTAGTTTCGATGTGCGTACGCACGTACCTGCGGGAAGCAGTCGTGGAAGAGGATGCGGATGAGGGCGGGGGCGACCCCGACGTCTTTCCGGAAGGCCTCGGCGACGTGGTACTTGACGATGTGTTCCAGGTCTGGGCACGACACCGCGTGGAAGTCCGGcgagagccccgccgccgccgaatgGACGGCGGCGCAGGCCAAGGCCACGACGACGAGGGCCGCTGCTGCTCTGGACGCCATCTTTCTCACTCTGCAGCAGATGGATGGACCCAAAGGGTGTCGTACGTGTGGCTTCCTCAAGCAAAGCGCTCCAAGGTATTTATAATCGGCCGGTCCTCGGTCAAATGTGTCCGGTGCAATTTGCTAGCCACATAGCTCGATCTGATCCTCAATTCCACACAGGTCGACAAGTCGCAGCTAGCTGGACGTACGTTGCTTACAAATGTGGATCGACATGTCCAAGTTGCATGGCTTGAACCTAGAAGTCAGAAGAGCTGATTACGGCCTACCGTTGTGATAAAAGGGTTTGATAATGCATGCATCGACGGCGTCGCTTTCATGGGGCTTCCGTGCACACGCATTTGCACCTAACCAACGGCGACATGTTGCCAAACTAGCATACATGTGTATGCGATTCAGGGCGGGCGGGCACGCAAAGAGCTGACCGGGCTCTACTGTTTTCTCGGTGAAGCCGACTGATTATTGGTTGCTCGATTGATTCCTTGGATGGAGAAACCAGAAGATTAGTACTAATATTAATTCACCTGTTAATCAGTACGTACGGTCGGGCATACTTTACAGATCAAGATCACGTAGGATATTATCAAGAATGGAGACCTGGATATGATTAACGGATTTTGGAATAGTTTCGGATGGCATCTAGGAGTTGAGTGACAGCTTGATGGCGGAATAATTAGCTAGGGTGGTTAGAGACGGGATCGTTCGTTTGAATGGCACCTGCAAGATCGACATGCTACAAAACCGCTGAAAATTCTTAGCTAGGCCGGCCACGTGATGCACCTTCACTGTATCATATCATAGTGACCGTCAGTTACAAATCTAGACTAGATGGAGCCAGTCATCCGCTTGTTCGTACACGGAAGTCAAGGCTCCTCTTTGCATATCTGATTGCGCTTCTCGATTTGAAGGCATTCTAGCTAGctactatgtactccctccgtccgaaaatacttgtcggatgaatggatgtatctagacgcaaTTTAGTCCTAGATACACTCattttcatccatttctccgacaagtatttcgggaCGGAGGAAGTACCACAGTTCCAGTTAAATTAC is a window of Triticum dicoccoides isolate Atlit2015 ecotype Zavitan chromosome 2B, WEW_v2.0, whole genome shotgun sequence DNA encoding:
- the LOC119366553 gene encoding peroxidase 12-like, whose amino-acid sequence is MASRAAAALVVVALACAAVHSAAAGLSPDFHAVSCPDLEHIVKYHVAEAFRKDVGVAPALIRILFHDCFPQGCDASVLLTGNNSEQAMGPNLTLRPVALNLIESIRAAVHRACGRTVSCADLTVLATRDSLVLAGGPHFDVALGRRDALAPASEDLVFTLPAPSFTVPELLKSFGDRNLDKADLVSLSGAHSFGIAHCSSFSDRFTPDVDTNPPIDPNFAAKLKAKCAKDVPAGTVNQTLDVRTLDVFDNKYYFDLIAKQGLFKSDQGLIVHPDTTRMATRFSLNQGAFFEQFAKSMVKMSNMDLLTGSQGEIRFNCAVPNSRVEGIETMSNEGHAAAM